DNA from Streptomyces sp. NBC_01260:
GGTGGTGTCGCTCATGTCAGCTTCCCGATGTCCAGCAGGTGCGCGGCGACATCGACCTCGGACTCGGTGACCTTCTGCTCCGCGTAGAACGCGGCGACGGCCTTGAAGCGTTTCGTGTCCTGCGGGCCGATGGGCTCGACCGTGCCGCCCTTGGCGGTGAACTCCATCTGGACCGCCTTGGCCTTTCCGGTGACGGCGGTCGGGCCGACGTCCGTGAAGACATTGAGGTACGCGGCCGGGTTCCGCTTCTCCTTGGCACCGGCCTCGTGGAGGTACTGGTAGAGGGCCTTCACGACCTCCGGGTGCTGCTCGGCGAAGTCGGTCCGTACGGCGTTGAGGCTGTAGTTGTCGGAGCCGATCGCCGCACCGTCGGCGACGAAGTGCGCCTTTCCGCTGCCGATCTCGGCGACCGCGTAGGTGGCCCAGACGGCCCAGGCGTCGACCTTTCCGGCATTGAAGACCGCCGCGGTCTGATCGGGCCGCAGATAGACCCGGGTGACCTTGTCCGCCGGGACGCCGGCCTTGGCGAGGGCCTTCAGCAGCAGGTACTCGCCCGTGCCGCCCTGATTGACGGCGACCTTCCTGCCGACCAGATCCGCGACCGAGCCGATCCCCGAGCCGTTCCTGACGAGGATGCCCTCCCCCGCCGCGTCCGGGGCCACGGCGGTGAAGAACTTGAAGCCGGGCCGCTGGGCGAGCGAGGTGATGCCGGAGGTGATGGAGCCGGTCGCGATGTCCAGCTGGTCGGCGTTCATCGCCTGGGCGGCCGGGGCGAAGGGGCCGGCGCTGCCCGTCCACCGCACCTCGGCGCCCACCGCGGACAGGGCCTTGTCCAGGCTGCCGTCCTTCTTGCCGAGGGCGAGCACACCCGAGTTGCCGGGGTCGGGATGCGGACGGACACGGTGGCACCGCCGCCGGAACCCGTGCCCGCGCCGTCTGCCGCCGAAGTCCCGCAGGCGGTGAGGGCGACGAGCGCGGTGATGCTGAGGAGCGCCGGAGCGAGCGTCGTACGCAGTGATCGGGGGAGATTCATGGTGAGGGGGTCCTCTGTGCTCTTGGGGTGGAAGTACGGCGGGCCAGCTCGGTCGCGCGGCGCAGGGGTTCGGGGTCGGCCCAGGCCGCGACGTCCACGGGCTCGGGCAGGAACCCGTGGGCGCGCAGCCCGGCCTCCTGCGCGGCGAGCAGGTCGAGGCGTTCGGCCGGCAGCCCGGGGTGGAGGGTGAGATGGGTGCCGGGCCGGTAGGCCCCGGCGACTCCGTCGGCCCCCGCCCCGGTCTCCGCACCGAGGATGCGGTCGACCTCGGCGGGCTGTCCGGCGGCCCAGTCGGCGGCCCTGAGCAGCACGGCGAGGAAGCGGTCGACGAGGCCGGGATGGTCGTCGAGGAGCTGCTGGTGGACGGTGATGGGGCGCGGGGTGCCGTTGTTGACCCGGAACCGGGGATCGGGCAGTTCGTCGAGCTCGACGGCCACCTCCGCACCGGCCCGGCGGGCCGCCTCGACGGCCAGCGCGCCCTTCACGTACACGGCGTCGACGTCACCGCGCCGCAGCGCGGCCAGTTCGGCCGCCCACTGGCCCTGGTGTCCGGCGGCCGGTACGTCGACGGGCACGGCGTCGTCGAGCGCCAGCCCGGCGGAGGCGAGCGCCCCCTCGAAACCGCGCAGTGCCATGGCCCGCCAGAAGTCGATGGCGATGTCGTGCTGCGGCACGGCGAGCCGAAGCCCGCGCAGTGCGGCGGCGCCCCGGATCGCGGAGCCGGGCGCGACCAGCACGGTCTGCCGTTCCTCGATCCAGGTGAGCCCGACCAGCCGGGTCCGCTCGCCACGCGAACGGGCCCACAGGGCGGGCACGTTGCCGCCCTCCCGGAAGAGTCCTGGCAGGGCGTGGGTGTAGTGCGCGGCGCGGTCGGCGTCCGGGGCGGCCTCCTGGAGGGAGCGCACGGCGATGCCGTCGGCGGCGAACTCGTCGGTGAGCCAGTGCCGGTCGGCGGCGATGCCGGTGGCGGTGGGTACGGGACAGCGGGTGAACCAGAGCGTCCGGGGCAAGGCGGCGTGCGTCATGGGGTGTTCCCGAGGATCGGTGAAGCGGGGGGGGCGGGCGTGGCGCGTACGTCCCGGATCAGGACAGCGCGTACCGCAAGGGCGCGGCCCCGAGCCAAGGCGACGCGGGAGGCCGGGGGAAGGGCAGGGGGAGGGTGGAGAGGTCAGCGACAGGCGGCGCTGGACACGCGGGCCAGGTCGATGTGACGGCGCAGCGTGAGGGCGAGCGGGACCGGAGCGGCGTGGGCGGGGGTCGCGGTTCGGCGGCCGGCCATGGCACTGCTCCCTTCAACTCGTCGGTGGTGACGGGCCGCAGCCTGCCACGGACAGGATCCGGCCCACAACTCGCCTCCCATGATGTGGGACGGAGCATGAACGCAGTGTTTCCCGGGAACGATTGATGCCTGTACGCCTCCCGTAATGTGGCAATCTCAGGCACCGCATTCCTCACGAGCGGAGAGTGAGCCCCCATGACCGAGGCCGCCGCAGTACGCGCTCCCGGCGGAGCGCAGGCGGTACAGCGCGCCCTGGACGTCCTGCACTGTTTCCACGACAACGGCCCCGACCTGAGCGCGTCGGACCTCGCCCGCCGACTCGCCCTGTCGGTCTCCACGGCCCACCGGCTGGCCCGTACCCTGCTCGCCGCAGGTTTCCTGGAGCAGGACGCGCACACGTCGCGCTACCGGCTCGGGCCCGCCGTGACGGAGCTCGGCCGTCTCTCGTACCACCGGCGCGGGCTGCATCTGGCCGCCCCCGAACTGGCGGATCTCGCCGAGCGCACGGGCGCGACCGCCGACCTGGCGCTGCGCAGCGGGCCTCATGCGGTGATCGTCGCGGGCGGTTCGGTGACTCCCAAGGTGGGGCTGCGCCGGCCGCTGCACTCCACCGCGCTGGGCAAAGTGCTGCTGGCCTGGGCGAGGCCGGGCGAGGGCGGTCCCTCCTCGCTGCCTCCGCTGCCCGCGTTCACCGACCGCACGATCGTCGAACCGGCGGCCCTGGAGGCGGAACTGGCCCGGGTGCGTTCCGACACCTACGCCGTCAACGACGGGGAGTCGGCCCATGGGGTACGCACCCTGGCGGTGCCGGTGCTGGACGGCGCCGGACACGCCCGCTTCGCCCTGGCGGTGCGGGCCACCCCGTCGGTGATCACCGACGGGCGCACCGACTGGTTCCTGACGCAGGCACGCTCCTGCGCCCGCGCCCTGGAGGTCCTGCTGCTGTCACCGGTGGAACGGCGGTCGCCCGCGCGCTGAGCCGCCGCGTCCGTGCCGGTTGTCAGCAGCGCATGGGACGATACGAGTCGCTCCGGTCGGCTGCCGGACGGAGCGGTGGTGAGACTGCGGGGGACAGAGGACGTACATGACTGAGGCCGGGTCCACGGAGGGCGGGGCGACGACCGGACGGGCGGCCCGTGAGCTGCTCGCGCGGGCCGAGGGGCTGCTGGGCGCGGCACGCGGGGTGCTGGCCGATCACGGCCGCGCCGTCGATGCCGTGCGTGCTGCGCTGGACCCCCTGCTCGACGCGCTCGTCCGCGACGAGCTGTCGGCCATCCCGGCGTCCCGGCTCAAGGACGTCACCGAGGGCCGGCTGCGCATCGGCGCGGTCGAGCAGGCCGGTTTCACGACCGTCGGGCAGGTGCACGGGGCGAACCGCTACGAACTCCGCCAGATCCCCGGGGTCGGTGCGCAGACCGCCGACCAGGCGCTCGCCGCGGCGGGCCAGATCGCCCACGCCGTTCGGGACACGGTCACGGTGCGGATAGCCGTGGAATCCCCGGACGACGCCACGACCGCCCTGGTCACCGCGTTGTACCGGCTGGTCGAGGCAGGGCCGGATGTGCGGCGGGCCGTGGACGGCGCGCGGGGTGTGACCGAGCGGCTGGATCCGCTGCTGGCCGCGGCGGCGCCCGCGAGGGGGCGGCTGCGGATGCTCTTCACCCGGCGGCCGGTCCGGGCGCAGGCCCTGGCCGCTGTCGCCGCCGCCCGGGCGGTGATGGCCGATGCGGCGGAGCGTGAACTCCCGCTGCTGTTCGGGCAGGTGTCGGTCGACCTGCTCCGCGATCCGGACTCCGCGGTCGCGGCCTGGGTCGACTTCGAGGTCCGCTCCGCCGAGTACTACAGCCTGCTCGCCGAGATGTCCGGCACCGGACCCGACCGGGACGCGGCCGAGGGGTTCCTGCCGTCCGGGATCGCGGACCGGGTGCGCGGGCTGCGGCTGGACGACGCCCGGCTGCGGGTGTCGTTGCGTGGCTACCAGTCGTTCGGGGCCCGGTTCGCGCTCGCGCAGAAGCGGGTGATCCTCGGCGACGAGATGGGGCTCGGCAAGACCGTCCAGGCCATCGCCGCGCTGGCGCATCTCGCGGCCCGGGGCGAGACCCACTTCCTGGTGGTCTGTCCGGCGAGCGTGCTGATCAACTGGACGCGGGAGGTCCGGGCCCGCTCCACGCTGCGCGCACTGCCCGTGCACGGTCCGGAGCGGCAGGGCGCGTTCGCGGAGTGGCGCGAGGCCGGCGGGGTCGCCCTCACCACGTTCGACGCCCTGCACACGCTGCCCCTCGCGGGCGACTGCGGCATACGGCCCGGAATGCTCGTGGTGGACGAGGCCCACTACGTCAAGAACCCCGCCACCCGCCGCTCCCGTGCGGTGTCCGGCTGGTCACAGCGGACCGAGCGGGTGCTGTTCCTGACCGGTACGCCGATGGAGAACCGGGTGGAGGAGTTCCGCAGCCTCGTCCGCCAGCTCCAGCCCGAACTGGCCCCGTCGATCAGTACCGGTCACGGCGCCGCCGGATCGCAGGCATTCCGCCGGGCCGTCGCTCCCGCCTATCTGCGCCGCAACCAGCAGGACGTTCTCACCGAACTCCCGGCGCTGGTGCAGGTCGACGAGTGGGAGGAGTTCAGCGCGGCCGATCTGCTGGCCTACCGCGAGGCGGTGGGTACCGGGCAGTTCATGCGGATGCGCCGGGCCGCGTACGCCTGCCCGGCCACCTCCGCGAAGCTGAACCGGCTGCGCGAGCTGGTCGCGGAGGCCGCGGGCAACGGACTGAAGGTCGTGGTGTTCTCGTACTTCCGTGAGGTGCTGGAGACGGTCCGGCAGGCCCTGGGCGAGGGCGTGTTCGGCCCGCTGTCGGGGAGCCTGCCGGCCGCCCGGCGCCAGGAGCTGATCGACGGCTTCACCGCGGCGGACGGCCATGCGGTCCTGCTGAGCCAGATCCAGGCCGGTGGAATCGGGCTCAACATGCAGGCCGCCTCGGTCGTCATCCTCTGCGAACCGCAGATCAAGCCGACGATGGAGCACCAGGCGGTGGCCCGCGCCCACCGGATGGGCCAGATACGCACGGTCCAGGTGCACCGGCTGCTCGCCGCGGACAGCGTCGATCAGCGCCTGCTGGACATCCTGGCCCGCAAGGAGCGGCTGTTCGACGCGTACGCACGGCGCAGCGATGTCGCCGAGACGACGCCGGACGCCGTGGACGTGTCGGACGGGTCGCTGGCCCGCCGGATCGTCGAGGAGGAACAGCAACGTCTCGCGGCGGGCGCGGAGACGGAGGCTGACGCCGGGAGCCCGGCCCCGGGGGCCGGTGTCTGACGACCTCACGGGTCGTTCCCGAGCACCGGCACATCCGGGGCCTTGTCACAGCGAGGTGGTATCCATACCGGATGAACGGTGATCAAGCTGTCCAAGCCGAGCCGGCGGTGCTCCGTGCGGCGTTCGACGTCGATGACGAGGGCCAGAACAACGGCGAGTCCGCCCTTGGCTGGGAGGCAGTCCACGCCTTCGAGTCCGCACACGAAATCGTGCTGCCCGAGCCGTACCGGAGCTTCGTTGCCGAGATAGCGGACGGTTCGTTTTCGGGGCCGCCCGCGTACGGACTGCTACCGGTTGCGGAGCTGCCGGACGACTGGGGCGACGACGGGCAGGACCGCGTCCTGAGCAAGCCGTTCCCGCTGACGACGGCATGGATGTGGGAGGAAGACCCGGACCGGGCCGAGGATGCCGACGAGATCCTTGAGCAGGTCTACGACCACGGCTCGATCGTGCTCGGCACGGACGGGTGCGCGATGAACTGGCATCTCGTCGTCGCCGGACCTCACAGAGGGCACGTCTGGCTGATCACTGACGTCGGCGCCGCCCCTTTCGGTGAGCAATTCGGTTTCACCACCGGCGAATCGGGCTTTGCCGGCTGGGTCAGGCACTGGGCGGCGAACAAGCCCTGGTACGA
Protein-coding regions in this window:
- a CDS encoding ABC transporter substrate-binding protein, producing MTHAALPRTLWFTRCPVPTATGIAADRHWLTDEFAADGIAVRSLQEAAPDADRAAHYTHALPGLFREGGNVPALWARSRGERTRLVGLTWIEERQTVLVAPGSAIRGAAALRGLRLAVPQHDIAIDFWRAMALRGFEGALASAGLALDDAVPVDVPAAGHQGQWAAELAALRRGDVDAVYVKGALAVEAARRAGAEVAVELDELPDPRFRVNNGTPRPITVHQQLLDDHPGLVDRFLAVLLRAADWAAGQPAEVDRILGAETGAGADGVAGAYRPGTHLTLHPGLPAERLDLLAAQEAGLRAHGFLPEPVDVAAWADPEPLRRATELARRTSTPRAQRTPSP
- a CDS encoding putative leader peptide, encoding MAGRRTATPAHAAPVPLALTLRRHIDLARVSSAACR
- a CDS encoding IclR family transcriptional regulator, with the protein product MTEAAAVRAPGGAQAVQRALDVLHCFHDNGPDLSASDLARRLALSVSTAHRLARTLLAAGFLEQDAHTSRYRLGPAVTELGRLSYHRRGLHLAAPELADLAERTGATADLALRSGPHAVIVAGGSVTPKVGLRRPLHSTALGKVLLAWARPGEGGPSSLPPLPAFTDRTIVEPAALEAELARVRSDTYAVNDGESAHGVRTLAVPVLDGAGHARFALAVRATPSVITDGRTDWFLTQARSCARALEVLLLSPVERRSPAR
- a CDS encoding DEAD/DEAH box helicase, encoding MTEAGSTEGGATTGRAARELLARAEGLLGAARGVLADHGRAVDAVRAALDPLLDALVRDELSAIPASRLKDVTEGRLRIGAVEQAGFTTVGQVHGANRYELRQIPGVGAQTADQALAAAGQIAHAVRDTVTVRIAVESPDDATTALVTALYRLVEAGPDVRRAVDGARGVTERLDPLLAAAAPARGRLRMLFTRRPVRAQALAAVAAARAVMADAAERELPLLFGQVSVDLLRDPDSAVAAWVDFEVRSAEYYSLLAEMSGTGPDRDAAEGFLPSGIADRVRGLRLDDARLRVSLRGYQSFGARFALAQKRVILGDEMGLGKTVQAIAALAHLAARGETHFLVVCPASVLINWTREVRARSTLRALPVHGPERQGAFAEWREAGGVALTTFDALHTLPLAGDCGIRPGMLVVDEAHYVKNPATRRSRAVSGWSQRTERVLFLTGTPMENRVEEFRSLVRQLQPELAPSISTGHGAAGSQAFRRAVAPAYLRRNQQDVLTELPALVQVDEWEEFSAADLLAYREAVGTGQFMRMRRAAYACPATSAKLNRLRELVAEAAGNGLKVVVFSYFREVLETVRQALGEGVFGPLSGSLPAARRQELIDGFTAADGHAVLLSQIQAGGIGLNMQAASVVILCEPQIKPTMEHQAVARAHRMGQIRTVQVHRLLAADSVDQRLLDILARKERLFDAYARRSDVAETTPDAVDVSDGSLARRIVEEEQQRLAAGAETEADAGSPAPGAGV
- a CDS encoding SMI1/KNR4 family protein; the protein is MNGDQAVQAEPAVLRAAFDVDDEGQNNGESALGWEAVHAFESAHEIVLPEPYRSFVAEIADGSFSGPPAYGLLPVAELPDDWGDDGQDRVLSKPFPLTTAWMWEEDPDRAEDADEILEQVYDHGSIVLGTDGCAMNWHLVVAGPHRGHVWLITDVGAAPFGEQFGFTTGESGFAGWVRHWAANKPWYDTA